One stretch of Agelaius phoeniceus isolate bAgePho1 chromosome 15, bAgePho1.hap1, whole genome shotgun sequence DNA includes these proteins:
- the FNDC9 gene encoding fibronectin type III domain-containing protein 9 produces MNIEVHNITYTSATVSWAMSSPCPENYYHVMYRPNWNSVFAGYLRQNFHREERVPHPLSSLVLHRLTPSTIYVLCITCKNSYPSSNHCTTFHTLDKIPLVFGGSKHEPTTSMWMVSSLLLLCFLALLAYGCLQFWSARCHWAARLKHPDSSSEEVGEGSGSPEEPLSDGLREELLEVPMTTVLMRSSSFMKESPYNSPHCFFSYKNSDDKRAILPQHGLQ; encoded by the coding sequence atgagcagcccctgcccagagAACTACTACCACGTCATGTACCGCCCCAACTGGAACAGCGTCTTCGCGGGCTACCTGCGGCAGAACTTCCACCGCGAGGAGCGCGTGCCGCACCCGCTCAGCTCCCTGGTGCTGCACCGCCTCACGCCCTCCACCATCTACGTGCTCTGCATCACCTGCAAGAACTCCTACCCCTCCAGCAACCACTGCACCACCTTCCACACGCTGGACAAAATCCCCCTGGTTTTCGGCGGCTCCAAGCACGAGCCCACCACGTCCATGTGGATGGTGagcagcctcctgctcctctgcttcctcGCCCTGCTGGCCTACGGCTGCCTGCAGTTCTGGTCTGCACGCTGCCACTGGGCTGCCAGGCTGAAGCACCCCGACAGCAGCTCTGAAGAAGTGGGGGAAGGAAGTGGCTCACCAGAGGAGCCACTGAGTGATGGACTGAGAGAGGAGCTCCTGGAAGTGCCCATGACCACTGTGCTGATGAGGAGCTCCAGTTTCATGAAGGAGAGCCCGTACAACTCCCCtcactgctttttttcctataaaaacAGCGATGATAAAAGGGCCATCCTGCCACAGCATGGCCTTCAATGa